In Micromonospora purpureochromogenes, a single window of DNA contains:
- a CDS encoding ankyrin repeat domain-containing protein — protein MTPTHHAVEMEDLTRLRQLLDAGAAVEDPNEQGMTLLHHAVDLEGDGALQSGGPLHVDVTALLLARGANPYAADREGRTPLDYALANGHWLAVELLAAWSRDRGPASPGD, from the coding sequence GTGACCCCGACTCACCACGCCGTAGAGATGGAAGACCTCACCCGATTGCGGCAACTTCTAGATGCTGGAGCCGCCGTCGAGGATCCCAACGAGCAAGGCATGACTCTGTTGCATCATGCCGTGGACTTGGAGGGCGATGGTGCTCTCCAGTCCGGGGGGCCTCTGCATGTGGACGTTACGGCCCTGCTGCTGGCCCGAGGCGCGAACCCCTACGCCGCCGATCGTGAAGGCCGCACGCCGTTGGACTACGCCCTGGCTAATGGGCACTGGCTTGCCGTGGAGCTGCTGGCGGCATGGAGCCGCGACCGAGGGCCGGCCAGCCCGGGTGACTAA